The Streptomyces racemochromogenes DNA segment CCGGCACCGGCCGCGGGCGGCGGGGAATAGGGCGGCACCATTCTTCGTTCCCGGGTATAGTTGAAACATAAACAATCTTGGGAAGGGGAGCCATGCAGTTCGGGATCTTCACCGTCGGGGACGTCACGCCCGATCCGACGACCGGACGCGCGCCCGGCGAGCACGAGCGCATCAAGGCGATGCTCACGATCGCGCAGAAGGCCGAGGAGGTCGGCCTCGACGTCTTCGCCACCGGCGAGCACCACAACCCGCCGTTCGTCCCCTCCTCGCCGACGACGATGCTCGGCTACGTCGCCGCGCGCACCGAGAACCTGATCCTGTCGACCTCGACGACCCTGATCACCACGAACGACCCGGTGAAGATCGCCGAGGACTTCGCGATGCTCCAGCACGTCGCCGACGGCCGCGTCGACCTCATGACGGGCCGCGGCAACACCGGCCCGGTCTACCCCTGGTTCGGCAAGGACATCCGCGACGGCATCGACCTCGCCATCGAGAACTACGCGCTGCTGCGCCGCCTCTGGGACGAGGACGTCGTCACCTGGAAGGGCAAGTTCCGTACGCCGCTCCAGTCCTTCACCTCGACCCCGCGCCCGCTCGACGGCGTCGCGCCCTTCGTGTGGCACGGCTCCATCCGCTCGCCCGAGATCGCCGAGCAGGCCGCCTACTACGGCGACGGCTTCTTCCACAACAACATCTTCTGGCCGGCCTCCCACACCCGGCAGATGGTGAACCTCTACCGCGAGCGCTACGCCCACTACGGGCACGGCACCCCGGAACAGGCCATCGTCGGCCTCGGCGGCCAGGTGTTCATGCGCAGGAACTCGCAGGACGCGGTGCGCGAGTTCCGCCCGTACTTCGACAACGCGCCGGTGTACGGCCACGGCCCGTCGCTGGAGGAGTTCACCTCCCAGACGCCCCTGACCGTGGGCTCCCCGCAGCAGGTCATCGAGCGGACCCTCTCCTTCAGGGACTACGCCGGGGACTACCAGCGCCAGCTGTTCCTGCTGGACCACGCCGGCCTGCCCCTGAAGACCGTCCTGGAGCAGCTCGACCTGCTGGGCGAGGAGGTCGTGCCGGTACTGCGCAAGGAGTTCGCGAACCTGCGTCCGGCCGGAGTGCCGGACGCACCGACCCACCGGGCCCGCGTCGCCGCGGCAGCGGCCGCCCCGGCCCAGGAGGAGGAGCGGGCATGAAGCTCGTCGTCGTATCGGCCGGTCTGAGCGCGCCCTCGTCCACCCGGCTGCTCGCCGACCGCCTCGCGGCCGCGACGCGGAGCCACGTGGACGCCCGGACGGAGGTGATCGAGCTGCGGGAGCTGGCGACGGAGATCGCCCAGCACCTCGTCACCGGGTTCCCGCCCGCCCGGCTGGCCGCCGCACTCGACGCGGTGGCCGCCGCGGACGGCCTGATCGCCGTGACACCCGTGTTCGCGGCCTCCTACAGCGGCCTGTTCAAGTCGTTCTTCGACCTCATCGACAAGGACGCCCTGACCGGCAAGCCGGTGCTCCTCGGGAC contains these protein-coding regions:
- a CDS encoding LLM class flavin-dependent oxidoreductase, which produces MQFGIFTVGDVTPDPTTGRAPGEHERIKAMLTIAQKAEEVGLDVFATGEHHNPPFVPSSPTTMLGYVAARTENLILSTSTTLITTNDPVKIAEDFAMLQHVADGRVDLMTGRGNTGPVYPWFGKDIRDGIDLAIENYALLRRLWDEDVVTWKGKFRTPLQSFTSTPRPLDGVAPFVWHGSIRSPEIAEQAAYYGDGFFHNNIFWPASHTRQMVNLYRERYAHYGHGTPEQAIVGLGGQVFMRRNSQDAVREFRPYFDNAPVYGHGPSLEEFTSQTPLTVGSPQQVIERTLSFRDYAGDYQRQLFLLDHAGLPLKTVLEQLDLLGEEVVPVLRKEFANLRPAGVPDAPTHRARVAAAAAAPAQEEERA
- a CDS encoding CE1759 family FMN reductase, whose translation is MKLVVVSAGLSAPSSTRLLADRLAAATRSHVDARTEVIELRELATEIAQHLVTGFPPARLAAALDAVAAADGLIAVTPVFAASYSGLFKSFFDLIDKDALTGKPVLLGTTGGTARHSLVTEHAMRPLFTHLRALVLPTAVYAASEDWGGEGLERRIARAGAELARFAAPAAEAAAPDLGTAAAIAPRSLTGAITSVDPADGFTVVPFEQRLAALRAG